A part of Pararhizobium sp. A13 genomic DNA contains:
- a CDS encoding multidrug effflux MFS transporter: protein MTITTEAPGPQALSKPQFVTLMAMLMAINAISIDIMLPGLQQIGASLGVADENTRQYVITAYLLGMGCAQLFFGPLSDRFGRKLPLLGGLGVYALCALAIVFVPSFAGLLALRFMQGIGAAATRVITISIVRDIYGGRMMAEVMSLVMMVFMIVPVIAPSIGQLIMIFAEWHMIFVVICLFALLVATLVALRLPETLSVERRRPFTIASIADAFRIVLTNRVSLCYSLAASFIFGGLFGFINSAQQVLVGIYGLGHWFPLVFAGFAGTMAVASFTNSRLVKRYGMRRLSHGALIGFVLVSLAWAAASIFGALPFWLFVLLYGMAMFQFGLIGANFNAMAMEPLGHVAGTASSVLGFAQTIGGAVIGALIGQAFDGTVTPLAIGFLSVSVIGLCFVLVAEKGWLFSPHNPSV, encoded by the coding sequence ATGACCATTACCACCGAAGCACCGGGCCCTCAGGCTTTGTCGAAACCCCAATTCGTCACGCTGATGGCCATGCTGATGGCGATCAATGCGATTTCGATCGATATCATGTTGCCGGGCCTGCAGCAGATCGGCGCCAGCCTCGGCGTGGCCGATGAGAACACGCGCCAATATGTCATTACCGCCTATCTGCTCGGCATGGGCTGCGCCCAGTTGTTCTTTGGTCCGCTTTCCGACCGGTTCGGGCGCAAGCTGCCGCTTCTCGGCGGCCTCGGCGTCTATGCGCTCTGTGCGCTTGCGATCGTCTTCGTGCCGTCCTTCGCCGGGCTGCTGGCGCTGCGGTTCATGCAGGGCATCGGTGCCGCCGCGACGCGGGTCATCACCATTTCGATCGTTCGCGATATCTATGGCGGGCGGATGATGGCGGAGGTCATGTCGCTGGTCATGATGGTCTTCATGATCGTGCCGGTCATTGCGCCAAGCATCGGCCAGTTGATCATGATCTTTGCCGAATGGCACATGATCTTCGTGGTCATCTGCCTGTTTGCGCTGCTGGTGGCGACGCTGGTTGCGCTGCGACTGCCGGAGACGCTCTCGGTCGAACGTCGCCGCCCCTTCACGATCGCATCCATCGCCGATGCATTCCGCATCGTGCTGACCAACCGTGTTTCGCTCTGCTATTCGCTGGCCGCATCCTTCATCTTCGGCGGGCTGTTCGGCTTCATCAATTCCGCGCAGCAGGTTCTGGTCGGCATATACGGGCTTGGGCACTGGTTCCCGCTGGTCTTTGCAGGTTTTGCCGGTACGATGGCGGTCGCCTCCTTCACCAATTCGCGTCTTGTCAAACGCTACGGCATGCGCCGTCTCTCGCACGGCGCGCTGATCGGATTCGTCCTGGTGAGCCTTGCCTGGGCAGCGGCATCGATCTTCGGTGCGCTTCCTTTCTGGCTTTTCGTCCTTCTCTATGGCATGGCCATGTTCCAGTTCGGCCTGATCGGTGCGAATTTTAACGCCATGGCCATGGAACCGCTCGGCCACGTCGCCGGAACTGCATCCTCCGTGCTCGGCTTCGCCCAGACGATCGGCGGCGCAGTCATCGGGGCATTGATCGGGCAGGCATTCGACGGCACCGTCACGCCGCTTGCCATCGGGTTCCTGTCGGTCTCCGTCATCGGCCTGTGCTTCGTGCTCGTCGCCGAAAAAGGCTGGCTTTTCAGCCCGCATAATCCGTCAGTTTAA
- a CDS encoding multidrug effflux MFS transporter, which yields MSATTTAEHIENIGSSRIGLGFFEFVITIALMTASVAIAIDIMLPALPAIGQSLNVANTNDAQLVIGIFFLGFGCSQIIFGSLSDTFGRRAILLGGLVFFTVTMFGAAATESFEMLLLLRFVQGIGAAAVRITTMAVVRDCFGGREMARVMSYVMIVFMIVPIVAPSLGQAVIYYANWHWIFILLGCVGTILFVWAGLRLKESLPHEERLPLSVASVASGFRTVLTNRITCGYMIGMTLFTAVICAYIVTVQQIFGEVYGLGDWLPIAFAGTAGGIAVANFANGYFVRSFGMRRISHAAMILFTLLSGAGLLVSLGGTPSFLVAYLLFSVLLMMFAVIGTNFTAISLEPMGHLAGTATAITGFVSTTGGALIGGAVGQMFNGTVQPLFAGFTAFGAVTILAVLWAEKGKLFTHPGDDHALLEGGGGHV from the coding sequence ATGTCCGCCACCACGACCGCTGAACACATCGAAAATATCGGCTCCTCCCGAATAGGCCTCGGCTTCTTCGAATTCGTCATCACCATAGCGCTCATGACCGCGAGCGTGGCGATCGCCATCGACATCATGCTGCCGGCCCTGCCCGCCATCGGCCAGTCGCTCAACGTCGCCAACACCAACGACGCGCAGCTGGTCATCGGTATCTTCTTCCTCGGATTCGGCTGCTCGCAGATCATCTTCGGCAGCCTGTCGGACACCTTTGGACGCCGCGCGATCCTGCTGGGTGGTCTTGTCTTCTTTACCGTGACGATGTTCGGTGCGGCCGCGACAGAGAGCTTCGAAATGCTCCTTCTGCTCCGGTTCGTCCAGGGCATCGGTGCCGCAGCAGTTCGCATCACCACCATGGCGGTGGTGCGCGACTGTTTCGGTGGCCGTGAAATGGCGCGTGTCATGTCCTATGTGATGATCGTCTTCATGATCGTGCCGATCGTTGCCCCTTCGCTTGGCCAGGCCGTGATCTATTATGCGAACTGGCATTGGATCTTCATCCTACTCGGCTGCGTCGGCACCATCCTTTTCGTCTGGGCCGGCCTGCGCCTCAAGGAATCGCTGCCGCACGAAGAACGGCTGCCTCTGTCGGTGGCCTCCGTCGCCTCCGGCTTCCGCACCGTTCTCACCAACCGCATCACCTGCGGCTACATGATCGGCATGACCCTGTTCACCGCCGTCATCTGCGCCTACATCGTCACCGTTCAGCAGATCTTCGGCGAGGTCTACGGCCTCGGCGACTGGCTGCCGATCGCCTTTGCCGGAACCGCCGGCGGCATCGCCGTCGCCAACTTCGCCAATGGCTATTTCGTCCGCAGCTTCGGCATGCGGCGCATCTCGCATGCAGCGATGATCCTGTTCACGCTGCTCTCCGGTGCAGGGCTCCTCGTGTCGCTCGGAGGAACGCCGTCCTTCCTGGTTGCCTATCTGCTGTTCTCGGTCCTGTTAATGATGTTTGCCGTGATCGGCACCAATTTCACGGCGATCAGCCTCGAACCGATGGGCCATCTGGCAGGTACGGCCACGGCCATCACCGGTTTCGTTTCCACCACCGGCGGCGCGCTGATCGGCGGCGCTGTCGGGCAGATGTTCAACGGTACAGTCCAGCCGCTGTTTGCCGGCTTTACCGCCTTCGGTGCGGTGACAATCCTGGCTGTGCTCTGGGCAGAAAAAGGCAAGCTCTTTACTCACCCGGGCGATGATCATGCCCTGCTTGAGGGTGGCGGCGGACATGTGTGA